A window from Dermacentor albipictus isolate Rhodes 1998 colony chromosome 10, USDA_Dalb.pri_finalv2, whole genome shotgun sequence encodes these proteins:
- the LOC139050611 gene encoding TNF receptor-associated factor 6-B-like, producing the protein MASQGKLYTLCGFTEVLDWRPLHFLEPVPAHRICGACGVLPRKTVFLPCRDVLCKSCFEQCVLDDGHACLLDGDQFRPEDAEWRKFPLENLLRRKIKCWNEERGCDVVLPASELNKHFSNDCEHHATSCPKCSKLVLRSNVSAHLQSKCRGYAVSLTSGAVEKSHSEEKVMMTLTESLDVGVVEIKHRLAEVINGHTVQSDRLNDISHCINTVKEALLQRPSGNSTLDHLTSQCTVMLSSVREVQERLIDHSEETRVLSGTLTDSIKELKEVLQGTARTVSINCVRSVAGIGGAKDTEKKAGQGTFNKELALHTINTNRYEFMAKGYEAMKKRAYSEGFHRCSEETIYLSGYHVSPGVRFRKEGDHVFLHPGFQLHKGVIDEFLQWPVSRNIGVTVKHPSQSKQCQKVWSTDGKLQYFGRPVGTANDGVHATSILFSLNDLEGEGYVEDDKLHIVWELLPKSVAK; encoded by the exons ATGGCTTCTCAAGGCAAGCTGTACACGCTGTGCGGTTTTACCGAGGTACTGGACTGGAGACCTTTGCACTTCCTCGAGCCTGTTCCTGCTCACAGAATATGTGGCGCGTGTGGCGTGCTGCCCAGAAAGACCGTTTTTCTGCCCTGTCGAGACGTGCTTTGCAAAAGCTGCTTCGAGCAGTGCGTACTCGACGACGGACACGCCTGTCTACTCGACGGTGACCAGTTTCGTCCAGAGGACGCTGAGTGGAGAAAATTTCCGCTGGAGAACCTGCTGAGGCGCAAG aTAAAATGTTGGAATGAAGAACGCGGCTGCGACGTTGTTTTGCCTGCATCAGAGTTGAACAAGCATTTTTCCAATGACTGTGAGCACCACGCTACGTCGTGCCCTAAATGTTCAAAGCTGGTGCTGCGTAGTAATGTGTCCGCGCATCTACAGAGCAAATGCCGAGGCTATGCGGTGTCTCTGACGTCCGGTGCTGTAGAAAAGTCACACAGTGAAGAAAAAGTGATGATGACTCTGACTGAAAGCTTAGACGTGGGAGTGGTTGAAATAAAACACAGGCTAGCTGAAGTTATTAATGGTCACACTGTCCAAAGTGACCGGCTAAATGATATATCACATTGCATAAACACGGTCAAAGAAGCACTGCTACAAAGGCCAAGTGGAAACAGTACGTTGGATCACCTTACTTCACAATGTACAGTTATGTTATCTTCAGTTAGAGAGGTCCAGGAAAGATTGATTGACCACAGTGAAGAGACACGTGTGCTTTCAGGAACCTTAACGGATTCAATAAAAGAGCTGAAGGAAGTGTTGCAGGGCACCGCAAGGACAGTCTCCATAAATTGCGTAAGAAGTGTTGCTGGTATTGGTGGAGCGAAGGACACTGAGAAGAAAGCAGGACAGGGCACATTCAATAAAGAACTGGCCTTGCACACAATAAACACTAATCGATATGAGTTCATGGCTAAGGGATACGAAGCAATGAAAAAGAGGGCATATTCTGAAGGCTTTCATCGTTGCTCGGAAGAAACAATATACCTATCTGGCTATCACGTGTCGCCAGGAGTGCGCTTCAGAAAAGAGGGAGATCATGTGTTTCTGCATCCTGGTTTTCAGCTGCACAAGGGAGTGATCGACGAATTTCTTCAGTGGCCTGTCAGTCGGAACATTGGGGTGACCGTCAAGCATCCTTCGCAAAGCAAACAGTGCCAGAAGGTGTGGAGCACTGACGGCAAACTTCAGTACTTTGGAAGACCCGTAGGAACAGCCAACGATGGCGTTCACGCCACATCCATTTTATTTAGCCTAAATGATCTTGAAGGTGAAGGGTATGTCGAGGACGACAAGCTTCACATCGTCTGGGAGCTTCTTCCGAAGTCCGTAGCAAAATAA